CCACCGTCGTACGGGCCGACGGCCACGGTGTCCCCGCCATCATGGAGTCCATCCTCCAGCTCATGCCGCTGGACCCCTACAGTGAGTGGCAAGTGGGGCTGATGTCCACTGTCGATGGTGACCCCACCCCCGAGATCTGGGCTACTTTCACGGACCTTGCCGATGCCGCCTATCCAGGACACACCGTGAAGTTCTTCGAGCGCTTCGAGTTCTACGAGCGCGCGAGGACGAGCTTCGCCGTCGTCGCGACATCGGAAACGGCATTGTATGGCAATGTAATCTTGAAGAAAGGCGTCGTTATCCCTGACTAATTGCACAGGGAAGCCGCCTGTTTAGCCGAAGTCGACAGGCCTGGAGAGCTTCCCCATGCATGCAGTGATGAGCGACGTCGCCCGCCTAGCGGGTGTGTCTGCCCAGACCGTGTCTCGAGTGATTCACAATCACCCTTCGGTGAGGGAGGCCACCCGGCAACGAGTGCTGGACGCTATGAGAGAGCTTGACTATCGTCCGAACGCTGCCGCGCAGATGCTTGCCTCGGGATCGTCTCAATCGATTGGGGTTGTCACCGTCGGGCCCATGACTCACGGCTTGACCAAGGTCTTCTCCGAACTGCAATTTCATGCGCGGAATCGCGGCTGGAACGTCGTCACTGCCTCCGCGGAGAAACCACAGGCATCCATGCTGAAAGCCAGCATTGACTACCTCCGGTCACGGCAAG
Above is a genomic segment from Corynebacterium uterequi containing:
- a CDS encoding RbsD/FucU family protein — protein: MLKNIPQNLSPDLLYVLARMGHGDEIVIADGNFPADSVNSTVVRADGHGVPAIMESILQLMPLDPYSEWQVGLMSTVDGDPTPEIWATFTDLADAAYPGHTVKFFERFEFYERARTSFAVVATSETALYGNVILKKGVVIPD